In one window of Arthrobacter pascens DNA:
- the purU gene encoding formyltetrahydrofolate deformylase, whose translation MSEEKLKQAYVVTLSCPDRPGIVHAVAGALLAAGCNITDSQQYGSPSTGNFFMRVEVTTSASRGELHAALEPVLRSFGMQWSLNAVGQKVRTLLMASTSAHCLNDILFQQRSGTLPIEIPAIVSNHQDLAGLAGFYGIPFHHIPVTPDTKTQAEDKLRALMAEHDIELTVLARYMQIISDDLCAELTGKAINIHHSFLPSFKGAKPYHQAHARGVKLIGATAHYVTAALDEGPIIEQEVIRVDHARTPEQFVQMGRDVEGRTLAQAVQWHAEHRVLLDGNRTVVFN comes from the coding sequence GTGAGTGAAGAGAAGCTGAAGCAAGCGTACGTAGTGACCCTGTCCTGCCCGGACCGCCCCGGAATTGTCCACGCCGTGGCAGGAGCCCTGCTGGCGGCGGGATGCAACATCACTGACTCGCAGCAGTACGGCAGCCCTTCGACGGGAAACTTCTTCATGCGCGTGGAAGTCACGACGTCGGCCTCCCGCGGGGAGCTCCACGCCGCCCTTGAACCTGTGCTCCGGTCCTTCGGAATGCAGTGGAGCCTCAACGCCGTCGGCCAGAAGGTCCGCACCCTGCTGATGGCGAGCACGTCCGCACACTGCCTCAATGACATTCTCTTCCAGCAGCGCTCGGGCACATTGCCCATCGAAATCCCGGCCATTGTCTCCAACCACCAGGACCTGGCCGGGCTGGCGGGGTTCTACGGGATTCCGTTCCACCACATCCCCGTCACGCCGGACACCAAAACCCAGGCGGAAGACAAGCTGCGCGCTCTCATGGCGGAGCACGATATCGAGCTGACGGTCCTGGCCCGCTACATGCAGATCATTTCCGATGACCTCTGCGCGGAACTCACCGGCAAGGCCATCAACATCCACCACTCGTTCCTGCCGTCCTTCAAGGGCGCCAAGCCCTATCACCAGGCCCACGCCCGCGGCGTGAAACTGATCGGTGCCACCGCCCATTACGTCACGGCGGCGCTCGACGAGGGCCCCATCATCGAGCAGGAAGTGATCCGGGTGGACCACGCGCGGACCCCGGAACAGTTTGTACAGATGGGCCGCGACGTGGAAGGCCGCACCCTGGCCCAGGCCGTCCAATGGCACGCCGAGCACCGGGTGCTGCTGGACGGCAACCGCACCGTGGTCTTCAACTGA
- a CDS encoding class I SAM-dependent methyltransferase encodes METAAGDGVEEHSEQRLADFYNRRAASGTEHPLSPRRVEQRERFITLLKSEGRHSVLEIGSGTGQDGLKFVQAGIRYTGVDLSEGHVRLARTKGLDVSVASARRLPFPDASFPAIWSMSTLLHIPASDIDTVLRELVRVAAPGAPIAVGLWSGEDEEVLNPEDDVDPPRFFSRRSDETVRRVFGRHGAIEDFVTWPEGQGPESGPGAGNWTQHYQLLILRTPASPDM; translated from the coding sequence ATGGAAACTGCAGCGGGGGACGGCGTGGAGGAACATAGCGAACAGCGCCTGGCGGACTTCTACAACCGCCGCGCGGCTTCCGGCACTGAACATCCGTTGTCTCCCCGGCGGGTGGAACAGCGGGAGCGTTTCATTACCCTGCTCAAGTCCGAGGGCCGCCACAGCGTCCTGGAGATCGGTTCGGGCACGGGCCAGGATGGACTGAAGTTCGTCCAGGCCGGCATCCGCTACACAGGCGTCGACCTGTCCGAAGGGCACGTCCGGCTCGCCAGGACCAAGGGACTGGACGTCTCGGTTGCCAGCGCTCGGAGGCTCCCCTTCCCGGACGCTTCGTTCCCCGCGATATGGTCCATGAGCACGCTGCTGCACATTCCGGCCAGCGACATCGACACCGTCCTGCGGGAACTGGTGCGGGTGGCGGCACCGGGGGCGCCCATCGCCGTCGGCCTCTGGTCCGGTGAGGACGAGGAGGTACTCAACCCCGAGGACGACGTCGACCCTCCACGTTTCTTCAGTCGGCGCAGCGATGAGACGGTCCGGCGGGTTTTTGGCCGGCATGGTGCGATAGAGGACTTTGTCACCTGGCCCGAAGGCCAGGGGCCGGAATCGGGGCCGGGGGCCGGGAACTGGACGCAGCATTACCAGCTCCTCATCCTCCGCACCCCCGCTTCCCCAGATATGTAG
- a CDS encoding gamma carbonic anhydrase family protein, with the protein MAPLHTFAGDTPAVHETAFVAPTASIIGKASLARDSSAFYGVSVRADTAAITVGAGSNLQDNVVLHADPGFPCSVGAGVSVGHAAVVHGCTVEDDCLIGMGATVLNGAVIGEGSLVAAGAVVLEGTVVPPRSLVAGVPAKVRRELTDDEFEGVKQNAARYVELARAHRELHAG; encoded by the coding sequence ATGGCACCTCTCCACACTTTTGCCGGCGACACCCCGGCCGTCCACGAAACCGCCTTCGTAGCCCCCACCGCGTCGATCATCGGCAAGGCCAGCCTCGCCAGGGATTCCAGCGCGTTCTATGGGGTCTCAGTGCGGGCCGACACCGCGGCCATCACGGTGGGCGCCGGGAGCAACCTGCAGGACAACGTGGTGCTGCACGCGGACCCCGGCTTCCCCTGCAGCGTGGGCGCAGGTGTCAGCGTGGGCCACGCCGCCGTCGTCCATGGCTGCACCGTCGAGGACGACTGCCTGATCGGCATGGGTGCCACCGTCCTTAACGGCGCGGTCATCGGCGAGGGCTCGCTGGTTGCGGCCGGCGCCGTGGTCCTGGAAGGAACCGTCGTCCCGCCCCGCTCACTGGTGGCCGGTGTCCCTGCCAAGGTGCGCCGGGAACTCACCGACGACGAGTTTGAGGGCGTGAAACAGAACGCCGCCCGCTACGTCGAGCTGGCCCGCGCGCACCGGGAACTGCACGCGGGCTAG
- a CDS encoding flavin monoamine oxidase family protein, whose product MTIATELPASDPSSTSAAVLEAPAPLDGQAGPITMLNPDFPFSYDHYLAHPAGLGAVPPELYGTEVAVVGAGLSGLVTAYELMKLGLRPVVYEADQIGGRLRTASFPSAPGVVADLGGMRFPVSGKAFFHYVDLLNLETQDFPNPLAPVTSSTVIELAGQKHYAESARDLPPFFREVADAWKAAVNDGAKFSEMQDAIRSRDTGRIKEIWNELLPLMDEQTFYGFIAASESFKQAGFAHREAFGQVGFGTGGWDTDFPNSILEILRVVYTDADDQHRLITGGAQRLPEALWQHTPSGMAHWPEGTSLASLHSGSPRGAVGRISRDAGGDLRIRERWGREATYPAVVTTCQSWLLSTRIHTEEALFAAELWTAIERSHYMQSSKTFVMVDRPFWKDTDPETGREVLSMTLTDRLNRATYLLDDGPDKPAVILLSYTWNDDALKWLALDADERVELMLHSLEQIYPRVDIASHIVGQPITVSWEADPNFMGAFKANLPGHYRYQQRLFTHFKQDGLPERQRGIFLAGDDVSFTAGWAEGAVTTGLNAVWGVVNHLGGSSAAGNPGPGELLDALGPISLD is encoded by the coding sequence ATGACCATCGCCACAGAACTGCCGGCCTCCGATCCGTCCAGCACCTCAGCAGCAGTACTGGAAGCCCCGGCACCTCTTGACGGGCAGGCCGGCCCGATCACCATGCTGAACCCGGACTTCCCGTTCAGCTATGACCACTACCTCGCCCACCCGGCGGGGCTGGGTGCAGTGCCGCCCGAGCTCTATGGCACCGAGGTAGCCGTGGTCGGGGCAGGACTTTCCGGGCTGGTGACGGCGTACGAGCTCATGAAGCTGGGCCTCCGCCCGGTCGTCTATGAGGCGGATCAGATCGGCGGCCGCCTGCGGACGGCAAGCTTCCCCTCAGCCCCTGGAGTGGTCGCGGACCTTGGCGGGATGCGGTTCCCCGTGTCCGGCAAGGCATTCTTCCACTATGTGGACCTGCTGAACCTGGAGACCCAGGACTTCCCCAACCCGCTGGCGCCCGTCACGTCAAGCACCGTGATCGAACTTGCGGGGCAGAAGCATTACGCCGAAAGTGCCCGGGACCTGCCGCCGTTCTTCCGCGAGGTCGCGGATGCCTGGAAGGCCGCCGTGAATGACGGGGCCAAGTTCAGCGAGATGCAGGATGCCATCCGATCGCGGGACACAGGCAGGATCAAGGAAATCTGGAACGAGCTCCTGCCGCTCATGGACGAGCAGACCTTCTACGGCTTCATTGCGGCCAGCGAGTCCTTTAAACAGGCGGGATTCGCGCACCGTGAGGCGTTCGGCCAGGTCGGCTTCGGCACCGGCGGCTGGGACACGGACTTTCCCAATTCCATCCTTGAAATCCTCCGCGTTGTCTATACGGATGCCGACGATCAGCACCGGCTCATCACCGGAGGGGCACAACGGCTCCCCGAGGCGCTGTGGCAGCATACGCCGTCGGGCATGGCGCACTGGCCGGAAGGGACATCACTGGCCTCGCTGCACTCGGGCTCGCCACGCGGCGCCGTGGGCAGGATCAGCCGCGATGCCGGCGGCGACCTGCGCATCCGTGAGCGCTGGGGCCGGGAAGCCACCTACCCGGCAGTGGTGACCACGTGCCAGTCCTGGCTGCTGTCCACCCGCATCCATACTGAGGAGGCCCTGTTTGCGGCTGAGCTGTGGACCGCCATCGAGCGCTCGCACTACATGCAGTCCTCCAAGACCTTCGTGATGGTGGACCGGCCGTTCTGGAAGGACACCGATCCCGAAACCGGACGCGAGGTGCTGTCCATGACCCTGACGGACCGCCTCAACAGGGCCACGTACCTCCTGGATGACGGGCCGGACAAGCCTGCCGTGATCCTGCTGTCCTATACCTGGAACGATGACGCCCTGAAGTGGCTGGCGCTGGACGCGGACGAGCGCGTCGAACTGATGCTGCATTCCCTCGAGCAGATCTACCCGCGGGTGGACATCGCCAGCCACATCGTGGGCCAGCCCATCACGGTCTCCTGGGAAGCGGACCCCAACTTCATGGGGGCGTTCAAGGCCAACCTGCCCGGGCACTACCGCTATCAGCAGCGTCTGTTCACCCATTTCAAGCAGGACGGGCTGCCGGAACGCCAACGCGGGATCTTCCTGGCCGGGGATGATGTGTCCTTCACCGCCGGCTGGGCCGAAGGCGCCGTCACCACCGGCCTGAACGCCGTCTGGGGCGTGGTCAATCACCTGGGCGGTTCATCGGCAGCCGGCAACCCCGGGCCCGGCGAGCTACTGGACGCGCTGGGCCCGATCAGCCTGGACTGA
- a CDS encoding amino acid permease: protein MTVPTLTGQRPAAAAGRPGLAAQLLRRKPIGQMVTEAEEGHGGTRLVRSFGVLQLTMISVGATLGTGILVILGESVPLAGPAIWISFAIAGVAALLSAVSYAEMAGLVPVAGSSYSYSYATLGEGMAWICGWCLVLEYAVSVAAVAVGAGQYVNEALSVFGQVLPDTVSQPPGDGGVMNIPAMVIVVLAMILLVRGAKESAWINTAIVVIKIGILVFFCAVAFTAFDTGNFEPLLPMGAAGVSAAASSVFFSYIGFDAASTAGEEARNPKRDLPRAIMLSMLIVTTIYVLVAVAAVGARPWGWFDGNEAALVKILEETTGQPWIALVFAVGAVLAIASIVLTVLYGQTRILLSMSRDGLIPRIFSRVSRRTGTPVAGTLIVGTLVALTAGLVPLGALADATSIGTLFAFALVNVAVIYLRRTRPELKRTFRVPLFPLTPILGALMCGYLMVNLGVDTWVTFGVWMLVGLAAYFGYGRRNSRVAALSNEEYRELSGREPSALSIPEPTKAEN from the coding sequence ATGACTGTGCCAACCCTTACCGGACAGCGGCCCGCGGCAGCCGCCGGCCGTCCCGGACTGGCCGCGCAACTGCTCCGCCGCAAGCCGATCGGCCAGATGGTCACCGAGGCGGAGGAAGGCCATGGCGGCACCAGACTGGTCCGCAGCTTCGGTGTCCTGCAGCTGACAATGATCAGCGTCGGCGCCACCCTGGGCACCGGAATCCTGGTGATCCTGGGCGAATCCGTGCCGCTGGCCGGTCCGGCGATCTGGATCTCGTTCGCGATCGCCGGTGTTGCCGCCCTGCTGTCCGCGGTGTCCTACGCCGAAATGGCCGGCCTCGTTCCGGTCGCGGGCTCCAGCTACTCGTACAGCTACGCGACCTTGGGGGAGGGCATGGCCTGGATCTGCGGCTGGTGCCTCGTGCTTGAATACGCGGTCTCGGTAGCGGCAGTGGCTGTGGGCGCCGGCCAGTACGTCAACGAGGCGCTCTCCGTTTTTGGGCAGGTGCTTCCGGATACGGTCTCTCAACCGCCCGGTGACGGCGGCGTGATGAACATCCCGGCCATGGTCATCGTGGTGCTGGCGATGATCCTGCTGGTGCGCGGAGCCAAGGAAAGCGCCTGGATTAACACGGCGATCGTCGTCATCAAAATAGGCATCCTGGTCTTCTTCTGCGCTGTGGCATTCACGGCCTTCGACACCGGCAACTTCGAGCCTCTGCTCCCCATGGGCGCCGCCGGTGTCTCGGCCGCAGCCTCAAGCGTCTTCTTCTCCTACATCGGCTTTGATGCCGCCTCCACTGCCGGCGAGGAAGCGCGCAACCCCAAACGCGACCTCCCGCGGGCCATCATGCTGTCCATGCTGATCGTCACCACCATCTACGTCCTGGTTGCCGTCGCCGCTGTCGGAGCCCGGCCCTGGGGATGGTTCGACGGCAATGAAGCGGCCCTGGTCAAGATCCTCGAGGAAACCACCGGACAGCCCTGGATCGCCCTGGTTTTCGCCGTGGGAGCCGTCCTTGCCATCGCCAGCATCGTCCTTACCGTCCTGTACGGGCAAACCCGCATTCTGCTCTCCATGTCCCGGGACGGATTGATCCCCCGGATCTTCAGCCGGGTGTCCCGCCGTACCGGAACCCCGGTGGCAGGCACCCTGATCGTGGGCACGCTGGTGGCACTCACCGCTGGCCTGGTTCCGCTCGGCGCCCTGGCAGACGCTACCAGCATCGGAACCCTCTTCGCCTTCGCGCTGGTGAACGTCGCCGTCATCTACCTCCGCCGCACCCGGCCCGAGCTCAAGCGGACCTTCCGGGTGCCCTTGTTCCCTCTCACACCCATCCTTGGAGCGCTGATGTGCGGGTACCTGATGGTCAACCTCGGCGTGGACACCTGGGTGACCTTCGGCGTCTGGATGCTCGTGGGGTTAGCGGCCTACTTCGGCTACGGACGCCGCAACTCCCGGGTGGCGGCCCTGAGCAACGAGGAATACCGTGAACTGAGCGGGCGCGAACCTTCAGCACTGTCCATCCCCGAACCGACGAAGGCAGAGAATTGA
- a CDS encoding PucR family transcriptional regulator codes for MPPGAGTEGLSAVTLRQFLDQLPPELQVLHDGGNGAGTLRWVEPSELEDPTPYLLDGEFLLTAGLPFVGDEGTAADKVDAYVARLVNARVAALGFGLEPYFRSVPDALREACARHNLTLVQVPDTVPFAALGLKFSQLLESDKAKLLRHLADTNRELMRAVLSARPEHELLAALVQRVPVWATLAGADGRVRARAGAGPESAALQPLLARLLAGSGPRVETESLDLPGSRLVVGHPLRSTRDANLGALVLGSDSALTAAQNSVVSSAVGLLELLARQRTSGSLAPSQLATALLLHPDSVGSGGTRHVNTLRDLLAQSTASSRSAPLRVVQGIKADAPAWPAGDSPVRELLQWRRMFDTKLVEITEYGFAAITRLKVDDGLLADVEMLGWRLVIGDATELGGLAAAYQRVTSLRSRVRTTGKSARVDDISWSVTGLLGRDAGTMLAARLLDPVLQQDADRRDAQLGVLRTWLGENGSWDATAKALGLHRNSVRRQINALADVLQMDLNEAQVRAELWFALQFAADVSAAPAPSPGQASQER; via the coding sequence ATGCCTCCCGGGGCCGGAACAGAGGGGCTGAGTGCTGTCACCCTGCGGCAGTTCCTGGACCAGTTGCCGCCGGAGCTGCAGGTTCTGCACGACGGCGGCAACGGTGCCGGGACGCTGCGATGGGTGGAGCCCAGTGAGCTGGAGGACCCGACGCCGTATCTGCTCGACGGCGAGTTCCTCCTCACAGCCGGGCTGCCGTTTGTGGGCGACGAGGGCACTGCGGCTGACAAGGTTGACGCGTATGTGGCCCGCCTGGTGAATGCCAGGGTCGCGGCTCTTGGCTTCGGCCTTGAACCCTATTTCCGGTCCGTGCCGGACGCGCTGCGGGAAGCATGCGCCCGCCATAACCTGACGCTTGTGCAGGTCCCGGACACTGTTCCGTTTGCGGCCCTGGGTCTCAAGTTCTCCCAGCTGCTGGAATCGGATAAGGCCAAACTGCTCAGGCACCTGGCGGACACCAACCGTGAACTCATGCGCGCGGTTCTCTCAGCCCGGCCGGAGCACGAACTCCTGGCCGCACTGGTGCAGCGGGTTCCTGTGTGGGCCACTCTGGCAGGCGCGGACGGGCGGGTGCGTGCCCGCGCCGGAGCGGGCCCGGAATCGGCGGCGCTTCAGCCCCTGCTCGCGCGGCTCCTGGCCGGGAGCGGCCCGCGCGTGGAGACTGAATCGCTGGACCTGCCCGGCTCCAGGCTTGTCGTGGGACATCCGCTCCGCAGTACGAGGGATGCAAACCTAGGGGCCCTTGTCTTGGGCAGTGACAGCGCGCTGACAGCTGCGCAGAACAGTGTGGTGTCATCCGCCGTCGGACTCCTGGAGCTGCTGGCGCGCCAGCGGACCAGCGGTTCCCTGGCCCCAAGCCAGCTGGCCACTGCCCTGCTGCTGCACCCGGACAGCGTGGGATCGGGAGGAACGCGGCACGTCAACACCCTTAGGGACCTGCTGGCGCAAAGCACCGCTTCCTCCCGCTCGGCTCCTCTCCGGGTAGTGCAGGGAATCAAGGCAGATGCTCCTGCCTGGCCTGCCGGCGATAGCCCGGTGCGGGAACTGCTGCAGTGGCGGCGGATGTTTGACACCAAGCTTGTGGAGATCACGGAGTACGGGTTCGCTGCAATTACCCGGTTAAAGGTCGACGACGGTTTGCTCGCCGACGTGGAAATGCTGGGGTGGAGACTGGTCATCGGGGATGCCACCGAGCTTGGCGGCCTGGCGGCCGCCTATCAACGGGTGACTTCCCTCCGGTCCCGGGTCAGGACTACAGGCAAGAGCGCCAGGGTGGACGACATCAGCTGGTCGGTCACCGGGCTCCTGGGCCGGGACGCTGGAACCATGCTGGCCGCCCGGCTGCTTGACCCTGTCCTTCAGCAGGACGCTGACCGCCGGGATGCGCAACTCGGGGTGCTCCGGACATGGCTCGGCGAGAACGGAAGCTGGGACGCAACGGCGAAGGCATTGGGCCTGCACCGGAACAGTGTGCGCCGGCAGATCAATGCCCTGGCGGATGTGCTGCAGATGGACCTCAATGAGGCCCAGGTGCGCGCAGAGCTGTGGTTTGCGTTGCAGTTCGCCGCTGACGTTTCTGCGGCACCCGCTCCTTCCCCCGGTCAGGCTTCCCAGGAGCGGTAA
- a CDS encoding nitrilase-related carbon-nitrogen hydrolase: MLLALMQANSAVLEVEANCAAVEAAARSAAAAGSSLLLTPELFPVGYAPLQLRAGLDPAVLPAIRKRLADIASRHGIGLVYSLPAVTSRGVWQITSTLLDSAGSELLTYAKVHLFGPEERAAFSPAVSRPGVVDFNGIRTSMVICYDVEFPETVRAAAVGGAELLLVPTALAHGFDAVPQVLLRARALESQVTIAYANHSGLEDGCQFLGGSVIAGPDGSLLAAAGTGPQLLFAEVGADAARQAREAVPYLAERRPDLYRSWEA, translated from the coding sequence GTGCTGCTGGCGCTCATGCAGGCAAACTCTGCGGTCCTTGAGGTCGAGGCCAACTGCGCCGCGGTGGAAGCGGCCGCGCGTTCCGCGGCCGCCGCGGGCTCGTCCCTGCTGCTGACACCCGAACTCTTTCCCGTCGGCTACGCGCCCCTCCAGCTCCGGGCCGGGCTTGACCCGGCCGTTCTTCCGGCCATTCGGAAGCGCCTTGCCGACATCGCCAGCCGCCATGGCATCGGACTGGTTTACAGCCTTCCAGCGGTGACGTCCCGTGGCGTCTGGCAGATCACGTCCACGCTGCTGGATTCCGCGGGGAGCGAGCTTCTGACCTATGCCAAAGTGCACCTCTTTGGCCCGGAGGAGCGCGCGGCCTTCAGCCCGGCAGTGAGCCGTCCCGGCGTCGTCGATTTCAACGGAATCCGGACATCCATGGTGATCTGCTATGACGTGGAGTTCCCGGAGACAGTCAGGGCAGCGGCGGTGGGCGGGGCGGAGTTGCTCCTGGTTCCGACAGCGCTGGCCCACGGCTTCGATGCCGTTCCCCAGGTGCTCCTCCGGGCGCGCGCGCTGGAAAGCCAGGTCACGATCGCCTACGCCAACCATTCGGGGCTGGAAGACGGCTGCCAGTTCCTGGGCGGAAGCGTGATCGCGGGACCGGACGGCTCCCTGCTGGCCGCTGCCGGTACAGGTCCGCAGCTCCTCTTTGCAGAAGTCGGAGCCGACGCCGCCCGGCAGGCCCGGGAGGCGGTGCCCTACCTCGCGGAGCGCAGGCCCGATCTTTACCGCTCCTGGGAAGCCTGA
- a CDS encoding ROK family transcriptional regulator, with product MSASPSPTRSKPKNPGSQSALRQLNQQRIIETLMSGPCTQAELARQTGLSTATVSNIVKIMQDAGLASTEPITSSGRRALNVRLNSNGAVAVGIDFGRRHLRVVLASLSYHVIAEESVMLPLGHHSEEGIRSAVVLLEKLLAESGVDRSAVVGAGVGIPGPIDRRTGTVAQGAILPEWVGINILQHLEETLKIPVFIDNDANLGAWSEVTWGQHSGVSNLMFLKIGSGIGAGLILNGAPYYGNVGITGEIGHATIHEHGLVCRCGNRGCLETIASTTTMIELLGRGEDPPLSPADIVRKAVARDSATLRVVDDAGLAVGRALGNVANLINPEVIVVGGPLAGLGNLLLDPIRRGLVRHAVPVIGETTTLTMSSLGDRAEALGAAALVFQHAGIRRT from the coding sequence ATGTCCGCATCACCGAGCCCAACGAGGAGCAAGCCCAAAAACCCGGGCTCCCAGTCTGCCTTGAGGCAGCTCAACCAGCAGCGGATCATTGAAACCCTGATGAGCGGACCGTGTACGCAGGCCGAGCTCGCCCGCCAGACCGGCCTGTCAACAGCCACGGTCTCCAATATCGTAAAAATCATGCAGGACGCGGGCCTGGCATCCACCGAACCGATCACCAGTTCAGGCCGCCGGGCGCTCAATGTGAGGCTCAACAGCAACGGTGCCGTAGCCGTGGGGATCGACTTCGGCCGCAGGCATCTCCGGGTTGTGCTCGCCTCCCTGAGCTACCACGTGATAGCCGAAGAATCGGTCATGCTGCCGTTGGGCCACCATTCCGAGGAAGGCATCCGGTCGGCCGTGGTGCTCCTGGAAAAACTGCTGGCCGAAAGCGGCGTTGATCGAAGCGCGGTGGTGGGTGCCGGAGTCGGAATTCCGGGCCCGATTGATCGCCGGACGGGCACTGTGGCGCAGGGGGCGATCCTGCCGGAATGGGTGGGCATCAACATCCTCCAGCACCTTGAAGAGACCCTGAAAATCCCCGTGTTCATTGACAATGACGCCAACCTGGGTGCCTGGTCCGAGGTGACCTGGGGACAGCATTCGGGCGTCAGCAACCTGATGTTCCTGAAGATCGGGTCGGGCATCGGTGCAGGCCTGATCCTCAACGGCGCCCCCTACTACGGCAACGTGGGAATCACGGGCGAAATTGGCCACGCCACCATCCACGAACATGGCCTCGTGTGCCGCTGCGGGAACCGCGGCTGCCTGGAAACAATCGCCTCCACCACCACCATGATCGAACTCCTCGGCCGCGGCGAGGACCCGCCGCTCAGCCCGGCCGACATTGTCCGTAAGGCAGTGGCACGCGACTCAGCAACCCTTCGGGTGGTCGATGACGCGGGCCTTGCTGTGGGGCGTGCACTGGGCAACGTGGCCAACCTGATCAACCCTGAGGTCATCGTCGTCGGAGGCCCGCTCGCAGGCCTGGGCAATCTCCTGCTGGACCCCATCCGGCGCGGGCTGGTCAGGCATGCCGTGCCGGTTATCGGGGAGACCACCACACTGACTATGTCCTCGCTGGGTGACCGGGCCGAGGCCTTGGGAGCAGCAGCCCTGGTGTTCCAACACGCCGGGATCCGACGCACCTAG
- the mmsA gene encoding multiple monosaccharide ABC transporter ATP-binding protein, translating to MTVPTTQNEPIILEMRSITKEFPGVKALSDVSLRVKAGEIHAICGENGAGKSTLMKVLSGVYPYGSYDGDIVYQNEIQQFRDIRASEHAGIVIIHQELALIPELSITENIFLGNEPTKRGVIDWAEARLRTTELLARVGLRENPDTPVKEIGVGKQQLVEIAKALNKSVKILILDEPTAALNESDSQHLLDLMLGLKGRGITSIIISHKLNEIEQIADSITIIRDGKSIETLDVKADGVDEDRIIKGMVGRALESRFPDHTPRIGEVFFEVKNWNVAHPQIQDRLVCKNSSFFVRRGEIVGFAGLMGAGRTELARSVFGRSYGHFVSGQVYVNGKEVTLKNVHQAIDAGLGYVTEDRKSLGLNLLDDIKTTTVSANLEKISKHSVVDTNKEFAVAEQYRKSLRTKAPSVQEGVAKLSGGNQQKVVLAKWMFTEPELLILDEPTRGIDVGAKYEIYGIIQQLANQGKGVIVISSELPELLGLSDRIYTIFEGAITGVLNKEEASQESLMKLMTSARKAAA from the coding sequence ATGACGGTCCCCACCACGCAAAACGAGCCGATCATCCTGGAGATGCGTTCTATCACCAAGGAGTTTCCCGGGGTCAAAGCACTCTCGGACGTCAGCCTCAGGGTCAAGGCTGGCGAGATCCACGCAATCTGCGGCGAAAACGGCGCCGGAAAATCCACCTTGATGAAAGTGCTCTCGGGTGTGTACCCATACGGGAGCTACGACGGCGACATTGTCTACCAGAACGAAATCCAGCAGTTCAGGGACATCCGGGCCAGCGAGCATGCTGGCATCGTGATCATCCACCAGGAGCTGGCGCTCATCCCTGAACTCTCCATCACGGAGAACATTTTCCTGGGCAACGAACCTACCAAGCGCGGAGTGATCGACTGGGCCGAGGCCCGCCTGAGGACCACGGAACTGCTGGCGAGGGTGGGACTGAGGGAGAACCCGGACACCCCCGTCAAGGAAATCGGCGTCGGCAAGCAACAGCTGGTGGAAATCGCCAAGGCGCTCAACAAGTCGGTTAAGATCCTTATTCTCGACGAGCCCACGGCGGCATTGAACGAGTCTGACTCCCAGCACCTGCTGGACCTGATGCTGGGTCTGAAGGGACGCGGCATCACGTCGATCATCATTTCGCACAAGCTGAACGAGATCGAGCAGATCGCCGATTCCATCACCATCATCCGCGACGGAAAGTCTATCGAGACCCTCGACGTCAAGGCCGACGGCGTTGACGAGGACCGGATCATCAAAGGCATGGTGGGCCGCGCCCTGGAATCCCGGTTCCCGGACCACACGCCCCGGATCGGCGAGGTGTTCTTCGAGGTCAAGAACTGGAACGTCGCCCACCCGCAGATACAGGACCGGCTTGTCTGTAAAAACTCGAGCTTCTTTGTGCGGCGGGGCGAAATCGTGGGCTTCGCCGGACTTATGGGGGCCGGCCGGACGGAACTCGCCCGTTCCGTCTTCGGCCGGTCCTACGGCCACTTTGTGTCCGGCCAGGTCTACGTGAACGGCAAGGAAGTAACCCTCAAGAATGTGCACCAGGCGATCGACGCCGGCCTCGGCTATGTGACGGAGGACCGGAAATCGTTGGGACTGAACCTCCTGGACGACATCAAGACCACCACGGTCTCGGCGAACCTGGAGAAGATCAGCAAGCACAGTGTGGTGGACACCAACAAAGAGTTCGCGGTCGCCGAGCAATACCGGAAGTCCCTGCGGACGAAGGCCCCTTCGGTTCAGGAAGGGGTCGCCAAGCTTTCCGGCGGTAATCAGCAGAAAGTGGTCCTGGCCAAGTGGATGTTCACCGAACCGGAACTGCTGATCCTGGACGAACCCACCCGCGGGATCGACGTCGGGGCAAAGTACGAAATCTATGGGATCATCCAGCAGCTCGCCAACCAGGGCAAGGGAGTCATCGTGATTTCTTCCGAGCTGCCTGAGCTGCTTGGCCTCTCGGACCGGATCTACACCATCTTCGAAGGTGCCATTACCGGCGTCCTGAACAAGGAGGAAGCGAGCCAGGAAAGCCTGATGAAGCTCATGACCTCCGCCCGCAAAGCAGCAGCTTAA